Genomic DNA from Nitrosospira lacus:
TACCAGCACATAATGGAAGTGCGCGATTACATAGTAGGTATCCTGTACCTGGACATCTATCGGCACGATTGCGCAGACCACGCCGCTGAAACCGCCGATGACAAAAAGGAAAATGAAACCGATCGAGAACAGCATGGGCGTCTCGAAGGTCATGGAACCACGCCACATGGTGGCGGTCCAGTTGAACACTTTTACACCGGTCGGGATGGCGATCAGCATCGTGCCATACATGAAAAACAGCTGCCCGGTTACCGGCATGCCGGCGGTGAACATGTGATGCGCCCAGACGATGCAGGACAGGATGGCGATGGAAGCGGTCGCGTAAACCATCGAGGAGTAGCCGAACAACGGTTTGCGCGCAAATGTCGGGATGATTTCCGAGACAATGCCGAATGAGGGCAAGATCATGATGTAGACTTCCGGGTGCCCGAAGAACCAGAAAATATGCTGGAACATCACCGGGTCGCCCCCCCCCGCCGCGTTAAAGAAGTTGGTGCCGAAATGGCGGTCGGTCAGCAGCATGGTGACCACTCCCGCCAGCACCGGCATCACCAGTACCAGCAGATACGCGGTGATCAGCCAGGTCCAGACGAACAGCGGCATCTTCATCAGCGTCATGCCCGGCGCACGCATATTGAGAATGGTGGTGATGATATTGATCGATCCCATGATGGAAGAAGCGCCAAGGATGTGGACAGCAAAAATCATCATGTCCATGCCCACGCCCATTTGCACCGACAACGGCGGGTAGAATGTCCAGCCGCCCGCTGCCGCCCCGCCTGGCACAAAAAACGAGGTGATCAGCAGCAGGGCCGCCGGAGGCAGCAGCCAGAAGCTCCAGTTGTTCATGCGGGCGAAAGCCATGTCCGGCGCGCCAATCATCATCGGTACCTGCCAGTTGGCAAACCCGACAAACGCCGGCATGATGGCGCCGAACACCATCACCAGGCCATGCATGGTGGTCAACTGATTAAAGAACTCCGGCTGGACGATCTGTATCCCGGGCATAAACAGCTCGGCCCGGATGGTCAGCGCCATCACGCCCCCGGTGAGGAACATGATGAAACTGAACCAGAGATACATCGTGCCGATATCTTTGTGGTTGGTGGTGGTCAGCCAGCGCATCATGCCGCTGGGGTGATGGTCGTGCGCGTGTGCAATGTCGTGATCGTGTACTGCTGCCATAACTTTCTCCTTGATGCTATTTTTTGAAATATTGGTATTGAATAATAATTAGCTGGGGCATCAGGCCACTTGGTGGGTGGCCTGATGCCCCAGCGCAACGTCTGCGATGGAGTAAATCGCAATGTCGTGAGGGTGCCGCCATGGTTTGCTTTCCTGATGCTATTTTCTGAGTTCGTTGATTTCGGATGGCTGCACTACGTCGCCTGTGGTATTGCCCCAGGCATTGCGCTCGTAGGTGACCACCGCCGCGATTTGTACATCCGACAGGTGCTTGAAAGCCGCCATTGCCGTGCCGGTCTTTCCGTTCATTACTATGTTGATATGCTCGCCCTTGGGACCCGTGGCAATCTTCGATCCATCCAGCGCGGCAAACGTCCCCGGAACGCCCTTGCCATTAGCCTGGTGACAGGCAACACAGTTGCCGGCATAGACTTTCTCGCCTTCGGCTTTCAGCTCGTCCAGCGTGAAGGTCTTGTTGACGTCAACCGCCGCCACGGCGGATTTCTTCTTCTTTTCAGCCACCCACTGTGCGTATTTCTCCGGCTCCAGCGCTTCCACCACTATCGGCATGAAGCCGTGTTCCTTGCCGCAGAGTTCGGCGCACTGGCCGCGATAGGTGCCGGGCTTGTCCGCCGTGAACCAGGTGTCGCGTATGAAACCGGGAATGGCATCCTGCTTGACCCCCAGGGCCGGAACCCACCAGGCATGGATCACGTCGTTGGCCGTAAGCAGTATCCGTATCTTCTTGCCTGTCGGCACCACCAGGGGATTATCCACTTCCAGCAGGTAGTTCTCGCCCTTGGTTTCCTTGTTCTCCTGCTGCGCCCGGGGAGTGGACAATGCACTCAGGAAGCTGATGCCCTCCCCTTCGCCCGTAATATAGTCGTACCCCCATTTCCACTGGTAGCCGGTCGTCTTGATGGTGATATCCGGACTGGAGGTGTCTTTCATGGCGATGATGGTCTTGGTGGCCGGATAGGCCATGCCAACCAGGATGAAGAACGGGATGATGGTCCAGATGATCTCGACCGTGGTGCTGTGATGGAAATTCGCAGCTTTGTAACCCGCATCCTTGCGGTGCTTGAGCACCGAATAAAACATGGTGCCAAAAACGCCGATAAAGATCGCCAGGCATATCCATAAGGCCAGCGTATGCTGATCATATATCTGCCGGGCGATGATCGTCTGCGGCTCGGGCAAGTTCAACTGATGAGGATCCGCCGCCGCCATTGCCAGTCCGGAATACATGGCGAACGTCAGAACTCCTGCCAGCGCTGCTGTTACCTTGCTCATATTTTCCTCACTTGATCCGCGTTGTTCATTCAGTCGGATGAACATTGAAGATAATCAGATTTTCTTATCCGGTATCGAATCGTATGACGCGCCACGCGAGGAAACCTTGATAAAAGTCAACTTTTGTTTATTCTTTCCGAGGGAGATTTATTTTGCGGAGAGGGCAAGTTGGGCATGCCGCGATTGACTTGGCTGCTATACTGCCAGAATGACGGCAACACGCCCTGCTCTTGACGGGTGGCGACTGATACGGATAAGTGAATTGAACGCTATTGCTCGCGACTTACCCGTCGAGGAAATACCATGAATTTCGTTATTCCTGGTTTAATCCGGAATCCATGATGGACTTTCAACGAGCCGCTTCGAAGTCGCTGAATACGATGCGGGGCGATTAATCCCCTTCCATTCCCAACAGCTCTGAAATCGTATCGGTCCCGAAAGCGCCGGCCTTCTGTCCCAGCCGCCAGGGGTCCCCGGCACTATCGCGGCATACACCAAACCCCAGGGACGGCGGCAGCGAAGGAAGGGTAAAGCGCAGATCGAGAAACCACACGCACACTCCGCTACCCGTAGATTCAATTCGATCGAGAAAGGGGAACATCGCAAACTGACGGTAACGGGTGAAAATCTCCTGGCTCCAGGCCTCGCGCGCGAGCGCATCTTGAGATTCAATTTCGCCGAATCGTCCGTAGTGCCGCCATGTCGCCATTGAAGGCGGCTGATAACCGGAGGCGATCCTTCCCCATATGGCCGATATTCCGTTTGCGGTATCGGGTGGCTTCAGCACTTGAATATGCCGCAGATTAACCAATGCCTCGTAGTAGTTGTCCCCATGGATGACGATGATCTTCCAGTTGAACGGCGACAGCGGTTGGGGAATGGCGTGAATCCCGGTTCCTGTTCCTTCCAGCCGATGAGCAGCGGCATAAGCTTTCCCCACCTTGATGACCTGGGAATGGAGAACTCCCTGAAACCCGACGTAGCCCCCCAGAACCACAAGGGCAATGATGGCGGGATATCGCCCCTGGCGCCTGAGCATGGCCGCCGCCAGACCCATCACAATAATGGCGGTGAAATACGGGTCGATGATAAATGTGAAAGGAAGAGCGAAGCGGTGATAGGAAAAAGGCGCCAGCACCATGGTGCCGTACGCGGTGAACACATCGCCCGCGATATGGATGGCGATACCCAAGGCCGCGGTGCCGTATATCGCCCGCCAGGAATAGCATTGACGCGAGAACCGGGAAAATAGCCAGGCTAGCACCAGCGCCCATGCGGGAAGCATGATAATTGAGTGGGTGACGCCCCGGTGCAGGTCAAGATACGGAAGTGCACCAAACACGCGTAACACGATATCGCTATCGGGAAATGCGGCCGCCAGAAACCCTGCCGCCATGCGCGTACGCGGTGTCAACTCGCCGGGACGCGATATTGCCGGTGCGG
This window encodes:
- the coxB gene encoding cytochrome c oxidase subunit II, giving the protein MSKVTAALAGVLTFAMYSGLAMAAADPHQLNLPEPQTIIARQIYDQHTLALWICLAIFIGVFGTMFYSVLKHRKDAGYKAANFHHSTTVEIIWTIIPFFILVGMAYPATKTIIAMKDTSSPDITIKTTGYQWKWGYDYITGEGEGISFLSALSTPRAQQENKETKGENYLLEVDNPLVVPTGKKIRILLTANDVIHAWWVPALGVKQDAIPGFIRDTWFTADKPGTYRGQCAELCGKEHGFMPIVVEALEPEKYAQWVAEKKKKSAVAAVDVNKTFTLDELKAEGEKVYAGNCVACHQANGKGVPGTFAALDGSKIATGPKGEHINIVMNGKTGTAMAAFKHLSDVQIAAVVTYERNAWGNTTGDVVQPSEINELRK
- the ctaD gene encoding cytochrome c oxidase subunit I, which codes for MAAVHDHDIAHAHDHHPSGMMRWLTTTNHKDIGTMYLWFSFIMFLTGGVMALTIRAELFMPGIQIVQPEFFNQLTTMHGLVMVFGAIMPAFVGFANWQVPMMIGAPDMAFARMNNWSFWLLPPAALLLITSFFVPGGAAAGGWTFYPPLSVQMGVGMDMMIFAVHILGASSIMGSINIITTILNMRAPGMTLMKMPLFVWTWLITAYLLVLVMPVLAGVVTMLLTDRHFGTNFFNAAGGGDPVMFQHIFWFFGHPEVYIMILPSFGIVSEIIPTFARKPLFGYSSMVYATASIAILSCIVWAHHMFTAGMPVTGQLFFMYGTMLIAIPTGVKVFNWTATMWRGSMTFETPMLFSIGFIFLFVIGGFSGVVCAIVPIDVQVQDTYYVIAHFHYVLVSGSLFAIFAGTYYWLPKWTGHMYDETLGKWHFWLSMVFFNVTFFVQHFLGLAGMPRRIPDYALQFADFNMISSIGAFGFGTTQLLFLYVVLKCIRGGEKAPEKPWEGAKTLEWTLPSPAPYHSFETPPLVK
- a CDS encoding metal-dependent hydrolase produces the protein MDTLTHALSGALLARATAPAISRPGELTPRTRMAAGFLAAAFPDSDIVLRVFGALPYLDLHRGVTHSIIMLPAWALVLAWLFSRFSRQCYSWRAIYGTAALGIAIHIAGDVFTAYGTMVLAPFSYHRFALPFTFIIDPYFTAIIVMGLAAAMLRRQGRYPAIIALVVLGGYVGFQGVLHSQVIKVGKAYAAAHRLEGTGTGIHAIPQPLSPFNWKIIVIHGDNYYEALVNLRHIQVLKPPDTANGISAIWGRIASGYQPPSMATWRHYGRFGEIESQDALAREAWSQEIFTRYRQFAMFPFLDRIESTGSGVCVWFLDLRFTLPSLPPSLGFGVCRDSAGDPWRLGQKAGAFGTDTISELLGMEGD